CTGCACGCGCACGTGTTACACGCGCCTGTCTCCTGCTCAGGGCGTGACGTTGAACGCGTTGCGCATCGCGGCATCGCCACCTAGTGCGTCGACAACGGCGGCGGGATTCCAGTAGTCACGCTGCCTGATGATCTTGCCGTTCGCCTCGGTGTACACCCACACGTAGCGGACGCGGTAGGGCTGGTTGGTGGCCAGGACGCGACCTTCGACTGCTGCCTCCACGACGAGCGTCTCGGACTCGTGCCCGGGATGAATGACAACGTCGTAGAAGCGTTGCAAGTCAATGTGTTTGGCGTAGTCCTTGACGTACTCGCGTATCGCCGCTTTCCCGACGAGGCGCTGCGGGTAGCCCGATGGCGCGAAAGGCAACTCGAACACGGCGTCCTGCGCGAACGTGTCGACCCAAGCATCCATGTCCTTGTTCAGCAGATGTCGCAGCTGATCTTGGTGGAGTTGCAACACAGCCGACGTCGACAGGTTGGGCACGTTCCGGTGGTGAACCTTGGATGGTGCGATCTTGACGATGACGCGCCGATCGTCGGGCAACCGATGGGCGAACCCATCGGTTCCGAGGTAGCGCCGCGCGAGGTCGTCGATCCCCTCGTCGGCGCCGCGAGTGGTGACTTCCACGACGTGACCTTGAATTTGCAGGCTTTCGTAGGGATTTGATTGCGCCACAATCGATATCCGCACGCGCGGGTTGGCCCGCATGTTCTTCGTCTTCACCAGACCTTCGGTGGTGTTGACGGCGATGAGATCCCCGTCGAGATCGACCCACACTGCCGACACTTGCGGTGATCCGTCGGCGTTGAGCGTTGCCAGGTGGGCAATGTCTCTGCCCTGGAACAGGTGTCGTGCTTCTCCGGGTATAGCGACCATGGGGGCCTTCCCACTTTCTTGAGCGTCTGGGCGGTTCACGCGTTCAACTCGGTCGGTCCGATACGATTAGGACCGTCGGTCCGCTTCAGTATACGGACCGGTAGTCCGCTTTCGCCAGGGGGTCCTCATCGCCGAACGCGCCGACGCGGCACGCAACCGTGCCGCGATCCTGTCCGCAGCGAGTCGATTGTTCGACGCCACCACTGACCCCGCCGGCGTGCCGATGGACGCGATCGCCGAAGCGGCCGGGGTAGGCAAGGGCACGCTGTTCCGCCGGTTCGGCGACCGGTCGGCACTCCTGCTCGCTGTCTACGATCAGCGGCTCAGCGAGCTGCGGGACGCCGTGCGGACCTCGGCGCCGGCGGCAGCCGACGACCCCGTCGAACGCATTGCCGATGTTTTGGAAGCGATCGTGGTGTTCAAGCTTCGCAACCGGCGCCTCGTGCGGGCCGTCGAGGACGCGCGCAATGGCGCAACCAGCCTCTACAGCTCACCGCAGTACCGCGAGATGCACGATCTCATCGCCGAATCACTCACAGACATGGGGTGGTCGCTGGACATCGAGTGGACCGCGCATGCCCTGCT
This region of Mycolicibacterium goodii genomic DNA includes:
- a CDS encoding TetR/AcrR family transcriptional regulator, which translates into the protein MDAIAEAAGVGKGTLFRRFGDRSALLLAVYDQRLSELRDAVRTSAPAAADDPVERIADVLEAIVVFKLRNRRLVRAVEDARNGATSLYSSPQYREMHDLIAESLTDMGWSLDIEWTAHALLAPTRIDLIEHLATNENMSATRIIEELRGFTDRLLRR
- a CDS encoding TIGR03618 family F420-dependent PPOX class oxidoreductase — protein: MVAIPGEARHLFQGRDIAHLATLNADGSPQVSAVWVDLDGDLIAVNTTEGLVKTKNMRANPRVRISIVAQSNPYESLQIQGHVVEVTTRGADEGIDDLARRYLGTDGFAHRLPDDRRVIVKIAPSKVHHRNVPNLSTSAVLQLHQDQLRHLLNKDMDAWVDTFAQDAVFELPFAPSGYPQRLVGKAAIREYVKDYAKHIDLQRFYDVVIHPGHESETLVVEAAVEGRVLATNQPYRVRYVWVYTEANGKIIRQRDYWNPAAVVDALGGDAAMRNAFNVTP